The genomic DNA caaCACATACATGTGGGCACcatgtcaagagccggaccgtgaaaataaaacctcgcgttaacactataaaattttatcgaaatttattgagatttgttggagatgactcagtatgactagccGCTACTCTATGCAAAGTAGTGTGGTTAGAACTACACATGGgccccacatcaagagccggaccccagaaataaaatctcgcgttcacactataaaattttagcgaaattgactgaattctTTTTTGCGACGACTCAATATGACTGGTAGCTCCTCTGTGCAAAACGGTATGGCTAGACGTACACGTGAGCTCCACACCaagagttagaccccagaaatAAAACATCGCGCTCACACTATAgatttttatcaaaattgactgaatttttttttgaaacgactcagtatgactggtagctactctgtgcaaaataatGTAGCTAGATCTATACGTAGACCCTACGTCGTCAAGAGAGTAGTCACTCGGTGGATCGCAGCGTCGGCGGCGCACGAcaggagccctaggatagaaagttCATGGGATGCGCGACCACAGGGATTGAAGTCGTGAAGACTGAAAGCGAGCGGCTTCCTCGTGAAGAATGAAGGTGCCACTCGATCTGCATCAATTTCgtaggaagaagagaaaaataatAATTCAGCACACAGAGGTCATCAGGTGCTGGTGATTTAGAGATGCTTATGAAAGTTGCtattaatatttttaatatGTTAGCTTTTGAGTCCAGTGTAGTTGCTTCTGAAAGTTGCTATTAATCTCTGAATATGTTAGCTTATGAAGTGGATATGCAACGGCTAATTAAACCATGTATGCAGTAGCTAAATGGAAGCTCATGGGATGGCCTCTCATGGGATTGTTGGAAGCTCAGATGGCACATAAGAGAGGGAAAACAACTCAATTAACATGTGCTCTGAAGGTGTCAACCTCAAGTAAGGAATCCTTTTCACACAACTGCTTTTCTTATACTTTAAATGCAATCACTTCAATTTCAGTTCCTTGTgtattatgatttttttgtccaCTGCTGAATATGTATTTCTTTTACTTTTCTACTTTGAAAGAACCAAGTTTAGAGGAAGATGTTAGTACAGAAATTTTGCTTGCTAATACAAATCTAATACAAAATTGGTCAATTGTCTGGAAAGAGTTTGAGTTGACTATGATAGATGATGGTACTTATAAAGCAATATGCAAGCGTTGTAAAAAAGATTTTGTAAAAAAGATTTTGTAGCTGGTAATGGAGCTGGAACAAGCCATTTGAAGTACCACATTGGAGTTTGTTCTAAGCTTGAGTTAAAGAGAAGAAAGTTCGGCATACTATATCGAACATATGATGATATTACAAATAACAACTCCACATATTTACATAAATCTGTCCCAATTCCTTTATACTTGAGAAGGTCAACAAAGCTTTCTGAAAGTGTAGTATTCTTATCCCATGTTTCTCAGCTTCTAATCCATGGTTTAATGGCATGCGTATTGATTGATGGGCACATTGCACGAGATGTGTGTTGGAACAGTCAGTGGATGGTCATGTCATAATAAATCCTGCTATTGCTCCACCAAGGTATAGCCAGTAGGAGGAGAGGCTGACTATCAACGCCTCCATGACATTATTCTGGGTTCCATTTTCATTGATCAAAGTACTAGACAATATCTAGTTCATCTTGATCATCTTCTGTTTTTATTACGGAACAGTTTCCCAGACCTAAGGAAGAAATATTTGTTTGTGATGTTTTTGTTAAACCACCCCAGTCTACTAAACTACACAGAGAAGTATGGACTACATGCTTTAGTGGATCAGGTTATAAAGAGGCTTGACAATACTGAGTATGTTGAAGTGACAGATTGGTTAAAGTATGAACTTGGAGAAGCGTGGTATCATCTTGTCAGGGGTTCTCCAATCTTCTATAGAACTTACTGTCATAACTCAGTGTCACGGTATCAAGTTGGTTTCTAGAATGTTTCAGATTTAGCCGGAACTTCCTTGCTCATCCACCCATGATTAGTATCTTTTGAAGTACTTGTTCTGTGAAATGATTTAATGCACCGACAAATGTACTTATATTATTGTGTATTTATGAAATTTCGTGATTACTAATGAGATTTTTTTTGTATTAGTCCGATGAGTCGTCAGTACCTGTGCCAGCTTTGCCATATTCATTCCCACTCCAATTGAACAAAGTAACGGTATATTCATTCCCACTCCAATTGACCAAAGTAATGGAATGTttggtgttgacgctccttagcgccccaatttgtataccgcaaacgcacggatcgtggtagctttttccttagagtactccccaaggtttatcaatccgtggatcgacaaagaactacctaaggttttccatctaatctaacggatctatcctaacatgaagcatgaattgcacatatagagtaaatctttgatagatatgagtgttgtgtaaaggttgattcatccatgaatatcggtaaggataaagcatgaccgaatgtatgactaagcctatcacacgcattctagttgtagttctagctaaacgagtaagtacaacatgcatctcatcaaaagcctctttaaatcgcgACCTTTAAATTGACCCTCGAAACCCCAAATCCTACACAGGCTACGCCCTGTCACGGCGCTCCCTATCGGTAGAGTAGTTTCAGAGCACGAAGATgtgtcgaacccctttggtATGTCCGGCATGAACCCTTAGCCACCacggctacaagaacaccctaaGTGACCTATCTTAAGAATAGATCTAAGAACAAgtacaccaaagaaagaacgaAATCAACAAAAGAGGTACTCCCAAGCGTCAACCTAGGAGATacttgatcgctaaatagatcggatgacatgaagacattattcacataatagattcgtttggatcgtcaccaccgagtacataccatcgacaactccaactagctcatgaactccaccatgacacaaccatgcagggaggccatggcggctagggttggcctaagccatctcctagacaacttcgaagacttgcggcggccgtcgtctccctccggtcttggccctaggttttcgttgagttctgggtggatggatgccccgagttgaataaggtgagagctatttatgagccgaggaagccaccggtcgaaggggaggccgaaccgcctcggaaacgggctaggccggccggctcatgggcctaggccggccggcctaccctctttcgggcccgccttggtctcatctttcgcgtgtagactcctcgcatcttctagagtttacgtccttcacgattgcacccctttggacgttgttatcttggagatatcttcgaggaaaggatatgatagggaatccttccttaaatcttcatttgccttgcttaatcccgaagtatcttgatctcatcttcgtgggcttggtcctttgggctctcttggaggatggatgtgcatgaatgggcttcgaatcaacgtgggctttggtccttcctttgggctttggccttcgtctttctccgtgttagcgctcgatcacggacCTCGttatttcatgctccaaaataggccaaaaccctgcaaaaatgaagttcctccaaaatatatgtgcaaatgtgaaaatgaccaataattaggccgcggttaggacagttagtgattttgatattaaattcatgccattatcaaggataaacaagggataaaatgggtacttaaggagcgccaacattccccccatggtTAAACCTTattcgtcctcgagtaagtccaggagctttgcttataaagaaatcagcgttgtcCCTTAATGTCCTCTCTGCAGGATTCAATTGATCGCTGCGATGCATTGGACGAGTTCGGCAGAAAACAgaggcaccggtttaaccgatgcatgagcatcggtgcatccgatggttgtcggaagatccgacgccctgtcaTCGGTGCAAGTCTGAGCACCTCTGGAGATCAAAGGAAGATCAACTGAAGAAAGAGTgtagcatcggttgaaccgacggtccattcagaggcatcggtgcaatcgaTGTACCATAttccagagatgatgtcaagcgtgcagcagccaagccttcagcaccggatgaaccgatggccATCGGAGcaatgcgtcggtgcaatgacgtcagcaaggtgtAACAGCTATATGAAGATCAaatgcaccggaagttccgatgctatagcatcggttcatccgatggtccctgaagttgctgcagcagtgtcagagaggccaacggctacttcagagcgcagagtgaccggaagaaccgatgccctatgcaccggaagttctgatgcctacgcagaaaactggccaacggctagtaacggctctcttgagttggtgacctatatatacgcctcaatCCGGCCATTTTgagcttgctggagtcccaagacatctcataGACACCCaaaaacacctccaagccatacaagagctcattgatcatatccttaggttttagcactagctttgtaaagtgtgagtgccagattagctcttgagtgagtgaacaagcaaggttgagatccttgcggctggttctagagtgaaccacacttgtattacggtgcgccggccccttggagcaattggtggctcgccggcaagtcaacgaccctccggcttggtgtggagcggcatcgacgacattgtgcgggggacagagacccctccttcgtgggcaatctcccttagtgaagatcgggatcaaggtgactgtgattgtgttcacagaagagacttgattgcccggaagcgatactcttagtgagtgcttcaacaacgtggacgtagggacgcttttgtggcaaaccgaaccacgagataaatcctcgtgtcgagagttcgcttcctctcatccctccatttaagcttctgcatttcatattgcaacttgtgtgcctttacttttttagtgtagtatcttgctaggattggctataggttgcaaaactcttttgggatgagagtttcacactaaggtgaaccgtagttgcacatctagatagcttgttttagtttaagttttgtgcaaactagttggagccataggttaaggttttaattgtgcctaattcaccccctcctcctcttatgctagagcacccgatcactttcatctAGCATCTGGTTTTGAATTGTCTGCCTACCTGGACAGTGATACTGTTAACCAGTATGATGATGATTTCAATATCTTGCACTGGTGGCATGAGCATAAGCTATCATATCCTGTTCTTTCAATTCTAGCTAGAGATGTAATGACTGTTTCTGTTTCAACAATATCATCAGAATCTGCATTTAGTATGACTGGTAGGATTATCGAGGAGCGACGACGGCGTCTGGGCCCTGAGGTCGTGGAGATGTTGGCTCTGATCAAGGACTGGGAGCAAGCCAATGCAAGACTTCAACACCTCATAGAggatgaagaacttgaagaatcaTTTGAAAACTTATATCTAGATGTTGAATCTGTATAACTATGTAGTGTGGACTGTGGAGTGCAAGACTTGAACTTGTGATGAACATTTGAACATTTAGAGGTGGCTGTACTCTTTTCCTTTGCAGGGTTTTGTCCTCACGAGGTGTGGGGTTTTACCTAcaaaggtttttaacgaggcaacacccaaaacaactcaatttaataaatttgttatcatGAAATGTGCTTCTGTTCTGTGATTTGTGTGTGTATGATGTATCATTGATTAAGTTTGAACTGTGTATCTGTGATTCTGTGAAATCTTCAATGTATTTGTGAATTTGAATCTTAGATTTGAAATCTTCAAATCATTCTGAGTTGAGAGAGTAGCGGCCTGGTGCAGATGCCTAGCCGGGCTCGAGCTAGCACGGCCATGTAGCCCGCCTGGCATATTGGACCGGCCTGGCCCGGCACGATTAGTTATCTAGGCTAATCGTGCCGGCCTAATTCTCGGCCCGTTGGACAACTATAAGTCAGAGAGACCTCGTCGTCAGCGCCCGTGGGGCAAGTTCGCGGCGGTGATCGGAACCCCACCAAGAACGGCGCGCGCGTGTGGCTCGGCACCTACGACACCGCCGAGAATGCTGCGCTCGCCTGCGACCGCGCCGCCTACCGCATGCGCGGCTCCCGCGCGCTCCTCAACTTCCCGCTCTGCATCGGGACAACCGGCCGTCATCGTCCTCTTGCTGGACGAGCGGCTCGATGAAGCGATGGAAGCGaggcgaggccgcggccgcgatGTTGGCCATGGTCCTGGTTCCCTCGCCTTCCCAGCTCAACCGGCTGGCCCAGCCATAGTTCCCCGCCGCGGCGCACAGCCGGCGCCCATGGCGCCATGCGTCGTTGGTCATCTAAGGCGCTGACCTGACCAAGGCGAAGGCAATGAGGCGTGCCACGACGGACTCGACAGCAGAGGTGCTGCGCAGGAACAAGGCGAGGCTCTCGGTCTCCATGGTGCACGCTGCTCCGTCGGCGGCAGCTGGGGCGCTCAGGAAGCTCCTCGTGCCCCGCACTGCGCTGGTGCCGGCGCTGGCAACATCGGCTGCGCCGGCTTCTGCTCTTGAAACGGCGGACGCGAATCAGATGCCTCCGTCCTCGCCTTTGGCTTCGGCCGATCGGGTCTTCTGCCCGGCGCCATTTGTCGCTACACTGGACGACAGAGTCGACAAGATGTCCGTCATGATCGAGACTGAGCTGGCACCGCCGGGGGCAGTTGGGGCCGCGGCACTACTGGATCTGTGCATCGGCCTCCAATCAGGGCCTTTCAAAGAAGAAGATGATCTCCGTGAACAACTTCGTCAACGATGTCGGCGCCATTGGGTACTGCTATGACGTGAGCTCCCCTTTCTCTTCCCTCTCCCCTTATCTATTTGCATCAGCTCCTACATATACCTGCCTGTCTACATCTGATagtacatgcatgcatatgaCTTTCGAGTTCATCCTGCTTCCTGCTTAGTGTGATTGGCCGCTGCTTTTCCATTGATGTTCGATCCATCTGCTGGAGAGTCGCCGCTGGCTTTGGTTTGTGCCAGTGCGCACCATATTAGATTTCTTCTTGCACACGGTTTTCAACGCTTGATTGGGCGCCGCACCCAATCTTTTGAAGTGAAACAACTTTCCTCCAGTAGCATTTAGCGGCGCGTTTTGGTGTTCCACGTGATGGTTGCTTAATGTTTGTGTTTAACAGCACGCAACTCTGGAGGCATTAGTAGCATTCTTCAATGTACAGTTTAATTTCTTAAGTTAGTGGACGCGGCACATTAGCTCAATTCTCGTTTTGTGAAAAGATACTCTTTGCCCAAAGATCTGATATTTCTGCCTATAATTTAgtgtataattagtttttttatatttCAATCGGAACATGACAAATATGGTAGGGAGAAAGCTTGTGCGCTAAGTGCTGCAGGAAGGATGATGAGAAAGGTGATGCCATGCTGAGTTAAAAATTTCTTTTAGGTTATCTGTATCTACCAGTATGCATGCATCGGAGCGGGGCGGCAATGCACGACCAGCGCCGGCGCGGCATGGCCTACGACAGCCGCCGTAGCGCCGCACTACCCAGCTGGTCATGATTGCCCAAAGCCCACCCGCTCACCTTATCCATTCACCCAAGCGCCTCACCACccctctgcccctgcccctgccccgaCATCGTCTCCTCCGCTCTCGCCcctgcttccgccgccgccaccgccgcccgacgagcctcctccacggccgccgcccgaCGTCGCCTCCCCATCAGCCGTAgctctcctccctcgccggcgcccaacatcccctcctccctcgccaacGCCGGACGTTCCCGCATCCCCCACGCATCCTTTCCTGGGCGGATCTGCACGGCGGCGCACCAGGGACAGCTCGCCGGCCCTCCTTTTCCCCCTCCTTTCCTCGCCgatgagccgccgccgcctggggtaCTGCCTACCCCCTAGGCGAGGCAGTACCCCGCCGCCTAGCGCATAAGCGCGCCTAGGCGAGCGCGGATCAACGCCTTGTGGAACATTGCTTTGGATGTATAACTTAACAAAATTAAATAATAATAGATAAACCTGTCACATTTCACACATGGTTACGGTTTTACAAAGATAAGGTTTACAAGCCATAGCTAATCATGAataagtttataatacatcacaTGCTTTAACATAAGCAAAATCACACAATTATATATGTTCCACACATGAATAGAATAGTAGATAGAGTGAATAACATGGGATAGCTGCATTGGACATTAAGTTTCTTCATCTCTCTGTTTGAAATCCGGCACCAGCTCTCATCTCCTCAATCCTAAAAGGGTTTCACGGCACCTGCATATGTCTTGCAGTACTCGCCTTGCGATTAGAAAGGCTGCAATACAAGATATGTTTAATACTCATTTAGATAGTCTAAAAACAAATTAAGATGAGAATATACATATATGTGGAGTGATCTATCATGAGAAAAAAGATCAATGTGCAACGAGAGATTTTTctttagcttttttttttaccaaacaTTCGATTACTTTGGTCAACTGGAGTGGAAATAAATATGCAAAGCTGCCACAGCTAATGACAGCTCATTAAACTAATACAAAAAAATCTCATTAGtaatcatgaaattttataaatatataataatataatcatATTTGTCGgtgcataaattttttttatagaacAAATACTTCAAAAGATACTAACCATGGATTGATGAGCAACTAAGTTCCGGTCAAACCTGAAACATTCTAGAAACCCAACTTGATACCGTGAGACTGAGTTATGCCACTAATTTTATAAAAGCTTGGAGAACCCCTAACCAGATGATACCACGCTTCTCCAAATTCAGACTTCAACTAAGCTGGCACTTGGACATACTCAGTATTGTCAAGCCTCTTTATAACCTGATCCACTAAAGCATGTAGCACATATTTTTCTGTGTAGTTTAGTAGACCGGGATGGTTTACCAATAGAATCACAAATAAATGTTTCTTCCTTAGATTTGGGGACCTCTTCCGTAATAAAAATAGAAGATGATCAAGATGAATTGGATATTGTCTAGTACCCTGATAAATTAAAATGAAATCCAGAATAATGTCATGAAGGCGTTGATAGTCAGCTTCTCTTCCTGCTGGACTATATCTTGATGAGCAATAGCATGATTTATTATGACATGACCATTCGCTGATATCATGATATCAGATAGAGTGAACTGACCGTTCCAACACACATCTCGTGCAATATACCCATCAATCAATACACAGGCCATTGAACCATGGATTATAAGCCGAGAAACATGGGATAAGAACACTGCACTTTTAGAAAGTTTTGTTTGACCTTCTCAAGTATATAGGAATTGGGAGATTTATGTAAGTCAGTGGAGTTATTATTTATAATATCATCGTATGTTCGATACATCGAGTGGATATTAACatggtaaaaaaataatagCATTTAGAGAATTGATAAAATGATATAGATAAACATCTGTTCTTATTGCAATAGTTTAGCAAATTTGATGTGACATAAATGAGAAAGAACTTATACCCCTCCTCTTAATCTGGGACAAGCATTAACACGTAATTCTTCCAATAATAATAAATTATTGATTGGAATGCTCATCTAATAACTTCCCATCAAACTTCAAATAGAAATCAGTAGTCTTAATATTATTTTCCAACAAAACGGAATGGACAAGATTAAATATAGTTGTATCTTTGATGAGTGATATCTCAAACTTCatgtcacaaaaaaaaaatctgcaaaGTAATAAGCGCATGTAAGATCTGTTGTTGTGTGAGATTTGGATACAAGAAACCCTATTGTTTACATGTACTTATTACTTTGcagattattatttttttgtgaCATGAAGTTTGAGATATCACCCATCCAAGATACAAGTATATTTAATCTGGTCCATTCAGTTTTGCTGGAAAACAATATTAAGACTACTGATTTCTATTTGAAGTTTGATGAGAAGTTATTGGATAGGCATTCCATGATCAATAATTCAACATTATTGGTAAAATTACGTGTTCAAGCTTGTCCTATATTAAGAGGAAGGGTGTAAATTCTTTCTCCTTTATGTCTCATCAAAATTGCTAAATTATTGCAATAAGAATAAATATTTGCCTATATCATTTTATCAATTATCTAAATGCTATTATTTGCTTAGGCATGTTAATATCCAATCAATGTATCGAATATACGATGATATTATAAATAAAACTCCACAGATTTATATAAATTTGTTCCAATTCTCATATACTGCAGAAGGTCAACAAATCTTTCTAAAAGTGCACTGTTCCCAGCTTCTAATCCATGATTTAATGGCCTGTATATTGATTGATAGGAACATTGCACGAGATGTTTGTTGGAACGGCGGATGGTTATGTCATAGAGGGAGAGGCTGACTATCAACGCCTTCATAACATTATTCTAGATTTCATTTTTATTGATTAGGCCTAGACAATATCCAGTTTATCTTGATCTTTTCTGTTTTTGTTACGGAACAATTTCCTGAACCTAAGGAACAAATATTTGTTTGTGATCTTTTTTGGTAAACCACCTAGTCAACTAAACTACACAGAGATGTATGGGTTACATACTTTATTGAGTAAAATGCATGGCGGGTCCCTAAATTTGTCTTGTTGTGTTATCGCGGTCCCCAAACTCCCAAAAATGCGATTCTGGGTCCCTAAAGTTGTTAATTGGTTCATGTAAGGTCCAAATCACAATTACCCTTATTAAACATGgacctgacatgtggggcccacatgtcagattcaccttcctccttcctctacCTGCCACAGCGAGCCGAGCTGCTTGCGgcgcggccctcctccctcccagcGCCGGCCTCCACAcggctctcctccctccccgcatcggccgccgcgcggcccTCCTATCTCCCCGTGCCGGCCATGGCACGCGGCCCTCGAGATCCGGCCATGGCGAGCGGgccggctcgagctcgagctccctCGCCGGTGCGCCCCCACTTCTAGCCTCCCTCGCAACTCTCTCCCTCCGCCACTGTGCCCCTCCTCCCCAGCGCACTCCGCTGCTCCCTCGGCCGTCGgccacctccgccgctgccacgccgcccccctctgcgccctcctccctccccggcgcGCTACTTGTCTCGGAGGAGACCGCACCGTGCCGGATCTGCGCACAGTGGAGGCTATGGCGCGATGCGTCGGCGGTGTGCGCGCGCAGTGCGGCGActtccggcgagcggcggcgcgtgcggggTGCGGCGACGGTGGAGGCTCCTGCTCCCTCCGTCGAcgtgctcgagctcgagctcggccgccggcgaccgtcctccctccctcccctgcgccgTCGAGCAACGGCCGAGGTCT from Panicum virgatum strain AP13 chromosome 7N, P.virgatum_v5, whole genome shotgun sequence includes the following:
- the LOC120681232 gene encoding ethylene-response factor C3-like, yielding MTVSVSTISSESAFSMTGRIIEERRRRLGPEVVEMLALIKDWEQANARLQHLIEDEELEESFENLYLDVESGFVLTRETSSSAPVGQVRGGDRNPTKNGARVWLGTYDTAENAALACDRAAYRMRGSRALLNFPLCIGTTGRHRPLAGRAAR